A part of Cannabis sativa cultivar Pink pepper isolate KNU-18-1 chromosome 6, ASM2916894v1, whole genome shotgun sequence genomic DNA contains:
- the LOC133039209 gene encoding uncharacterized protein LOC133039209, with translation MTALNRFISKSTDKCLPFFNTLRGNKKFEWTEECEEAFKSIMSAAIVQEEGKHQQLVYYVIKRLLGAESRYPPIEKLALCLIHASRKLRPYFQAHPIKFDITYHPRTSIKGQALADFRIKGITPDEDPLVQRDADTWKLYVDGASNEHGSGAWMILILPKGFKFHYAFRFQFGTSNNEAEYEALIAHLKITEVLKVKNLICHSDSQLIVNQVLGEYQAKSLKMEKYLEKVWKNLEKFDYFKIEQIPREQNSNVDALGKLASQNELDELNLVPVEMLNELSKCEKEEVEIIDSSPTWMTPIVNYLLNGQLPIEKNEAQKLLYSVPRYTIVEGKLYQRGYSMPLLQCVLPTEANKIIKEIHEGFCGDHTGWQSLSKKIIRQGYYWPIINKDRRKFVKKCDKYQRFSHIPRVPPTELRMMTSPYPFAIWGIDLIGALPTRRGGAKFGIPIKIVSDNGTQFDGELFIEFCERNKIIKSFSTTEKTVIGHSPFSLPFGSEAMLPIKVNITNQEENQELLKLSLDLLEEKRINSQITNPAYQHRVTRYFNKK, from the exons ATGACAGCTCTTAATAGATTCATCTCAAAATCAACTGATAAGTGCCTACCGTTCTTCAATACATTGCGaggcaacaaaaagtttgaGTGGACAGAAGAGTGCGAGGAGGCCTTTAAAAGCATTATGAG TGCAGCAATAGTGCAAGAAGAGGGAAAGCACCAGCAACTAGTTTACTATGTTATTAAACGGTTATTGGGGGCAGAATCAAGGTATCCCCCAATTGAAAAACTTGCCTTATGCCTAATTCATGCATCTCGCAAGCTAAGGCCTTACTTCCAGGCACATCCGATAAAG TTCGACATAACTTATCACCCAAGAACATCCATCAAGGgtcaagccttggcagatttccGGATAAAGGGAATAACTCCCGACGAAGATCCACTTGTTCAGCGAGACGCAGACACTTGGAAGTTGTACGTGGATGGAGCATCTAACGAGCATGGCTCGGGTGCATGGATGATACTAATTTTGCCAAaaggctttaagtttcactaTGCCTTCAGATTTCAATTCGGCACTTCAAATAACGAGGCtgagtatgaagccttgattGCTCATTTAAAGATAACTGAAGTGTTAAAGGTCAAAAATCTTATATGCCATAGTGATTCGCAATTAATTGTAAATCAAGTCCTAGGGGAATATCAGGCTAAAAgcttaaaaatggaaaaataccTAGAGAAGGTTTGGAAGAACTTGGaaaagtttgattattttaaaattgaacaaattccaagagaacaaAACTCTAATGTCGATGCCTTAGGAAAACTAGCCTCGCAGAACGAACTTGATGAATTGAACTTGGTACCGGTGGAGATGTTAAACGAGCTGAGTAAATGTGAAAAGGAAGAAGTTGAGATAATAGATAGCTCACCCACTTGGATGACACCCATAGTTAATTATCTTCTCAACGGGCAACTTCCAATTGAAAAAAATGAGGCACAAAAACTCTTGTATTCCGTGCCTCGCTACACGATAGTAGAAGGCAAATTGTATCAAAGGGGCTACTCAATGCCTCTCCTACAGTGTGTTCTCCCCACAGAAGCAAACAAGATTATCAAAGAAATCCATGAAGGATTTTGTGGAGACCATACAGGTTGGCAAAGCTTGTCAAAGAAGATAATTAGACAAGGATACTATTGgccaataataaataaagacaGACGCAAATTTGTCAAAAAATGCGACAAATATCAAAgattttcacatatacctcgcgTACCACCAACAGAGCTAAGAATGATGACCTCGCCTTACCCATTTGCAATATGGGGGATTGATTTGATTGGGGCACTCCCCACAAGGCGAGGAGGAGCAAA GTTTGGTATACCCATTAAGATAGTATCCGATAACGGAACTCAGTTTGATGGAGAGTTATTCATTGAGTTCTGCGAGAGGAACAAGATTATTAAGAGCTTCTC AACAACTGAGAAAACAGTAATAGGGCATTCTCCATTCTCACTGCCATTTGGCTCGGAAGCAATGCTGCCAATAAAAGTTAATATTACGAAccaagaagaaaaccaagaactCTTGAAATTGTCCTTGGATCTACTTGAGGAAAAACGTATTAATTCGCAAATTACTAATCCAGCTTATCAACACCGAGTTACGAGATACTTCaacaaaaagtga